A single genomic interval of Macaca nemestrina isolate mMacNem1 chromosome 14, mMacNem.hap1, whole genome shotgun sequence harbors:
- the LOC105498899 gene encoding spermatogenesis-associated protein 31A6 encodes MENLPFPLKLLSASSLNAPSSTPWVLDIFLTLVFALGFFFLLFPYFSYLRYDDPPSPSPGKRKCHLVSPRHLVSPRHLVSQCPVGRRGRPRGRMKNHSLRACRACPRGLEETWDLFSQLQSLLGPHPDKGDFGQLSGPDPPGEVGKRAPDGDSRSSHETMEDAAPMLSPLASPDPRTKHPQDLASTPSPGPMTTSVSSLSASQAPEPSLPPESPSPEPPALFPHPPHTSDRPSPPKAFPAPPLQDSTLIIPSHCDSVALPLGTVPQSLSLRKDLAASVPAISGLGGSNSQVSAFSWWQETTRTWCVFNSSVQQDHLSRHPPETCQMEAGSPFLLNSDGQNVMGIQVIERAKVNISEEKENDGSFPKQMSPEKHLNSLGNLVKSLDAEQDPTTPKPFWNMGKNSKQLPSPQKLSDPRILQESFQKNYSQLFWGLPSLHSESLVANAWVTERSYTLQSPPFLFNGISNVCPIQRETTMSPLLFQAQPLSYLGPESQPFISSTPQFRPIPMAQAEAQAHLQSSFPVLSPAFPSPIDNSGVACPASQIKVQALCLPETQHPEWPLLRKQLEGGLALPPRVQKSQDVFSVSTPNLPQESLTSILPENFPISPELRRQLEQHIQKWFIQHQGNLGRIQESLDLMQLRDESSGTSQAKGKPRPWQSSTSTGESSKEAQKVKFQLERDPCPHLGQILGQTPQNLSRGMESFPGKVLGATSEESERDLRKPLRSDSGSDLLRRTERNRIENVLKAHVGRKLGQINEGLIPVSVRRSWLAVNQAFPVSNTHVKTSNLAPPKSGKACVNTAQVLPFLEPCTQQVLGAHIGRLWAKHRWGLPLRVLKPIQCFKLEKVSSLSLTQLAGPSSATCEPGAGSKVEVATFLREPPMASLRQQVLTKASDMPDSLLASSAACKQFQRAPLGIPSWNDHGPLKAPPAAQEGRWPSKPLTYSLTGSTQQSRSLGSQVSRAGETREAVPQPRVPLGTRMLANLQATGDDVRGFEAPGTSKSSLLPKMSVSQDPRELCLMEEVISEFEPGMATKSETQPQVCAAVVLLPDGQASVLPLVTENLAPQVPQGHLQSMPAGNMRASQELRDLMAARRSNLGHREPKNPNCQVSCKRQSPMFPPPHKSENSRKPNLEKHEERLEGLRTPQPSPVRKTEDTRQDEGVQPLPSKKQPPSISHFGENIKQFFQRVFSKKKSKPAPVTAESQKTGKNRSCVYSSSAEAQGLMTAVGQMLEEKMSLCHARHASKVNQHKQEFQAPVCGFPCNHRHPFYSEHSRMLSYAASSQQATLKSQSCPNRERQIRDQQPLKSVRCNNEQWGLRHPQLLLPKKAVSPVSPPQHWPKTPGASSHHHHCPRHCLLRGGI; translated from the exons ATGGAGAATCTCCCCTTTCCTCTGAAATTACTTAGTGCCTCGTCGCTAAACGCCCCCAGCTCCACACCATGGGTGTTGGATATCTTCCTCACCTTGGTGTTTGCCCTGGGGTTCTTCTTCCTATTATTCCCCTACTTCTCTTACCTCCGTTATGACGACCCACCCTCACCATCGCCTGGGAAGAGAAAG TGTCATCTTGTCTCCCCGCGTCATCTTGTCTCCCCGCGTCATCTTGTCTCCCAGTGTCCAGTAGGGCGGAGAGGGAGGCCCAGAGGCAGGATGAAAAACCACAGTCTGAGAG CTTGTAGAGCGTGCCCGAGAGGCCTGGAGGAGACTTGGGACCTGTTTTCACAACTGCAGAG CCTCCTGGGGCCACACCCTGACAAAGGTGACTTTGGTCAGCTCTCCGGTCCAGACCCCCCAGGTGAGGTGGGCAAAAGAGCACCTGATGGAGACTCCCGGTCCTCTCATGAGACTATGGAAGATGCTGCTCCCATGCTTTCCCCGTTAGCTTCCCCGGATCCTCGAACCAAGCATCCTCAGGATCTGGCCTCCACCCCATCACCAGGCCCAATGACCACTTCAGTCTCCTCCCTAAGTGCCTCCCAGGCACCAGAACCTTCCCTTCCCCCAGAAAGCCCCTCACCCGAGCCACCTGCACTTTTCCCTCACCCACCACACACCTCTGATCGTCCGTCTCCTCCGAAAGCTTTCCCTGCTCCTCCCCTGCAGGACTCCACTCTGATAATTCCATCTCACTGTGACTCAGTGGCACTTCCACTGGGCACCGTCCCTCAAAGCTTGTCTCTGCGTAAGGATTTGGCGGCTTCTGTCCCAGCCATCTCAGGCCTTGGCGGCTCAAACAGTCAAGTTTCTGCCTTCTCCTGGTGGCAGGAGACTACCAGAACCTGGTGCGTCTTCAACTCGTCAGTCCAGCAAGATCATCTTTCCCGCCACCCACCAGAGACCTGTCAGATGGAAGCTGGTAGCCCGTTTTTACTCAACTCTGATGGCCAGAATGTCATGGGTATACAAGTCATAGAAAGAGCCAAAGTCAACATTTCGGAGGAAAAAGAAAACGATGGATCATTTCCAAAACAAATGAGCCCAGAAAAGCACTTGAATTCTTTGGGGAATTTGGTTAAATCATTGGATGCTGAGCAGGACCCTACAACCCCAAAACCCTTCTGGAACATGGGCAAGAACTCGAAACAGCTGCCCAGTCCTCAGAAGCTCTCAGATCCTAGGATCTTGCAGGAAAGTTTTCAGAAGAATTATAGCCAGCTTTTCTGGGGCCTCCCCTCTCTGCACAGCGAATCCCTGGTGGCTAATGCCTGGGTCACTGAAAGGTCTTACACTTTACAGTCTCCTCCTTTCTTGTTCAATGGAATTTCCAATGTCTGCCCAATTCAAAGGGAGACTACAATGTCCCCACTGCTtttccaggcccagcccctgTCCTATCTGGGGCCCGAGTCCCAACCCTTTATTTCATCCACACCCCAATTCCGGCCCATACCTATGGCTCAGGCCGAGGCTCAGGCCCACCTTCAATCCTCTTTCCCAGTCCTATCTCCTGCTTTTCCATCCCCGATTGATAACTCTGGAGTAGCTTGCCCTGCGTCGCAGATTAAAGTGCAAGCTCTTTGCCTACCTGAAACTCAGCACCCTGAATGGCCTTTGTTGAGGAAACAACTAGAAGGTGGGTTGGCTTTACCCCCTAGGGTCCAAAAATCTCAGGATGTGTTTAGTGTCTCCACTCCTAACCTTCCCCAGGAAAGCTTGACATCCATTCTGCCTGAGAACTTTCCGATCAGTCCTGAACTCCGGAGACAACTGGAGCAACACATTCAAAAGTGGTTCATTCAACACCAGGGCAACCTAGGAAGGATCCAAGAGTCTCTGGATCTGATGCAGCTTCGGGACGAATCGTCAGGGACAAGTCAGGCCAAGGGCAAACCCAGGCCCTGGCAGTCCTCCACGTCCACAGGCGAAAGCAGCAAGGAGGCACAGAAGGTGAAGTTCCAGCTGGAGAGGGACCCATGCCCACATCTGGGGCAAATTCTGGGACAGACCCCGCAAAATCTATCCAGGGGCATGGAAAGCTTCCCAGGGAAGGTTCTGGGGGCGACCTCTGAGGAGTCAGAAAGGGACTTGAGGAAGCCCTTGAGGAGTGACTCGGGAAGTGATTTATTAAGACGCACAGAGAGGAATCGTATAGAAAACGTCCTGAAAGCCCACGTCGGCAGGAAGTTGGGCCAGATCAATGAGGGCTTGATCCCCGTGAGTGTGCGTCGATCCTGGCTTGCTGTCAACCAGGCTTTTCCCGTGTCTAACACCCACGTGAAGACCAGTAATCTAGCACCCCCGAAAAGTGGGAAAGCCTGTGTGAACACAGCCCAGGTGCTTCCCTTCCTCGAGCCGTGTACGCAGCAGGTGCTGGGAGCCCATATTGGGAGGTTATGGGCCAAACACAGGTGGGGTCTACCCCTCAGGGTCCTCAAACCCATTCAGTGCTTTAAACTGGAAAAGGTTTCGTCCTTGTCTCTTACACAGCTTGCCGGTCCCTCCTCAGCCACCTGTGAACCTGGGGCTGGCTCAAAAGTTGAGGTGGCCACGTTCCTTAGAGAGCCACCGATGGCAAGTCTGAGACAGCAGGTGCTGACCAAAGCATCTGACATGCCAGACAGTCTTCTGGCCTCTTCCGCTGCATGTAAGCAGTTCCAGAGGGCCCCGCTGGGGATCCCATCTTGGAATGATCATGGGCCCTTGAAGGCTCCTCCAGCTGCACAGGAGGGCAGGTGGCCATCTAAGCCCCTCACATACAGCCTCACAGGCAGCACCCAGCAGAGCAGGAGCTTAGGATCCCAGGTTTCAAGGGCTGGGGAGACCAGGGAGGCAGTGCCACAACCCAGAGTCCCCTTGGGAACCCGTATGCTGGCAAACCTCCAAGCCACAGGTGATGATGTGCGTGGTTTTGAGGCTCCAGGGACCAGCAAAAGTTCTTTACTCCCTAAAATGTCTGTCTCCCAAGATCCAAGAGAGCTGTGTCTTATGGAGGAGGTTATTAGTGAATTTGAGCCTGGAATGGCCACGAAGTCAGAGACCCAGCCTCAAGTTTGTGCCGCTGTTGTGCTCCTTCCAGATGGGCAAGCGTCTGTTCTACCCCTTGTTACAGAGAATTTGGCTCCTCAAGTGCCCCAGGGCCATCTCCAGAGCATGCCTGCTGGGAACATGCGGGCTTCCCAGGAGCTACGTGACCTCATGGCAGCCAGAAGGAGCAACCTGGGGCACAGGGAGCCCAAGAACCCAAACTGTCAAGTCTCATGCAAGAGACAAAGCCCGATGTTTCCCCCTCCTCACAAGAGTGAGAACTCTAGGAAGCCCAACttagaaaaacatgaagaaaggCTTGAAGGATTGAGGACTCCTCAACCTAGCCCGGTCAGGAAAACAGAGGACACCCGTCAGGATGAAGGCGTCCAGCCATTGCCATCAAAGAAACAGCCTCCTTCAATAAGCCACTTTGGAGAAAACATCAAGCAATTTTTTCAGCGggttttctcaaagaaaaaaagcaagccaGCACCAGTCACTGCTGAGAgccaaaaaacaggaaaaaacagatCCTGTGTGTACAGCAGCAGTGCTGAAGCTCAGGGGCTCATGACAGCAGTTGGACAGATGCTGGAGGAGAAGATGTCACTTTGCCACGCACGCCATGCCTCGAAGGTAAATCAGCACAAACAGGAGTTTCAAGCCCCAGTCTGTGGGTTTCCCTGCAACCACAGGCACCCCTTCTACTCAGAACACAGCAGAATGCTGAGCTATGCCGCCAGCAGTCAACAAGCCACTCTCAAGAGCCAGAGTTGTCCCAACAGAGAGAGGCAAATCAGAGATCAACAGCCCTTGAAAAGTGTCCGGTGCAACAATGAGCAATGGGGCCTGCGACATCCCCAACTCTTGCTCCCCAAGAAAGCTGTATCCCCAGTCAGTCCCCCTCAGCACTGGCCGAAGACACCTGGTGCCTCCAgccaccatcaccactgtcccAGGCACTGTCTTCTTCGGGGAGGTATCTAA